The Bacillus sp. 2205SS5-2 genome segment TAAGGGAGACAATAACCATGGCTCACGATAACCCTTTAATGGAAGAAAAATTAGAGCAATCTTTTCTTCTTTACGAAAAAAAGTTCAAAGCTCTTTCTGATCATAAGCGATTACACATTATGCATGCCTTGACACAAGCTGGGGAGCTTTGTGTTTGTGATTTAACTGAGAAGTTACTTCTGCCCCAATCAAAGCTATCCTACCATCTAAAAATTTTAATGGATGCAAATCTAATTCTCAAAGAAACAAGAGGCACCTGGAGCTATTACCGATTAAATCAAAAGGAAGTCAATCATCTGCTTTCTGAAGAGCTTTGCTGCATGTTCCGCACGAGCGAGTGTGATTGAATATTTCTTCGATTGATCAAAAAATGGATACGCAAGTTAGTTTAAGTAGCCTTTGAGTAGGAAAATATTGTGTCCCAAATTCTCCACTAAGATAGAATACCTGCCCTCTGTTCCCCTTTTATTCAGGACATAATGGTCTGATTTTCAATTTAGGATGTATGAGAGTCAGACCTCCGCTTCTGATTATTGATTCGCTATAGTAATCTTTATTACCTTTAATCAAGATCCTCATAATAACTTACCTGTTTCTTGTTCGTTTACAATTAATTTGTACTCTGTTTAGAAGCTTGAAGAAACATAGAATAGCTACTTCTACTACAGTTTAATCATTTGATTTTTCAGTAAAGTTAAAGATTTCCGAATACATTCCCATAACATTATCATCATTTTTCACATCGTTATTTAATCCAAACTCCCAAATGGTTTCTGTTTTATCACCTTTTGATGGAATAATGCCAACAGCATAGTATTAATCAGCAGTCCATCCCCAATTTTCAGAATATACTACCTTACCAACACTTAACGGAATATCTGAATCTAAGTAAATATCTGCATATTGACTTTCGGATCTTGGGGTAAGGCTTTCATACATGATAAATACAGCAGCGTAGGAGTCCATTTCTTCAATTGTAAGTTCCGCGAATGAAATTTCACTTGTTCTTAATAACCTCTGATTTTTCCAAAAGGCTCTTTTCGTATACATAGTGG includes the following:
- a CDS encoding ArsR/SmtB family transcription factor; its protein translation is MAHDNPLMEEKLEQSFLLYEKKFKALSDHKRLHIMHALTQAGELCVCDLTEKLLLPQSKLSYHLKILMDANLILKETRGTWSYYRLNQKEVNHLLSEELCCMFRTSECD